In Duganella zoogloeoides, a single genomic region encodes these proteins:
- a CDS encoding glutaredoxin family protein, giving the protein MHFTLYSRSYCHLCQDMHDALLRLQPPGVIFTVDVIDIDQAGDPALLARYDELVPVLFADLADPELCHYHLDEAKIRALLVK; this is encoded by the coding sequence ATGCATTTCACTCTCTACTCCCGCAGCTACTGCCACCTGTGCCAGGACATGCACGACGCGCTGCTGCGCCTGCAGCCGCCGGGCGTCATTTTTACGGTGGACGTGATCGACATCGACCAGGCCGGCGATCCTGCACTGCTGGCCCGGTACGACGAACTGGTGCCGGTGCTGTTTGCCGATCTGGCTGATCCCGAGCTGTGCCATTACCACCTCGACGAAGCCAAAATCCGCGCATTGCTGGTGAAATAG
- a CDS encoding Do family serine endopeptidase, with the protein MKNNLKNNLSVGSKTLSALLVSASVWMSPAVLGMSPAVAAAPVTGAVMGLPDFADLVDRVGPAVVNIRTTELVKPGGRGEVGEDEMAEFMRRFFGGAMPVPPQGQGRKTPRRTPVPEEAVPRGVGSGFILSADGYVMTNAHVVDGADEVFVTLTDKREFKAKVLGADARTDVAVLKIEGEKLPFLLMGDSDKIRVGEWVIAIGSPFNLENTVTAGIISAKQRDTGDYLALIQSDVAVNPGNSGGPLINMRGEVIGINSQIATLSGAYNGISFAVPIDEAIRVSEQLKKSGKVTRGRIGVQISEVNKEVAESLGLKNAQGAGVAMVEPDGPADKAGIKPGDIILKFNGTAIARSSDLPRVVGGTAIGSKATITVWRKGQQLDLPVNVVEMDADKTGKGATGKGKGGKAEPEQAKSNALGLIVTDLPADKRKELGVDGGVVIADVDGVSEAAGLDEGDILLQLNNTAIKDAKQFNALVAKLDPKKRSVVLVRRGDQTQFISLRPSELAK; encoded by the coding sequence ATGAAAAATAATTTGAAAAATAATTTATCTGTCGGCAGTAAAACTCTCTCCGCGCTGCTGGTCAGCGCAAGCGTTTGGATGTCGCCCGCCGTACTGGGCATGAGTCCGGCAGTTGCCGCCGCGCCGGTCACCGGCGCCGTGATGGGCTTGCCCGACTTTGCCGACCTGGTTGACCGCGTTGGCCCCGCCGTGGTCAATATCCGCACCACCGAGCTGGTCAAGCCGGGCGGTCGTGGCGAAGTCGGCGAAGACGAAATGGCCGAATTCATGCGCCGCTTCTTCGGCGGCGCCATGCCGGTGCCACCGCAAGGGCAGGGCCGCAAAACACCGCGCCGCACCCCGGTACCTGAAGAAGCAGTGCCGCGCGGCGTCGGCTCCGGCTTCATCCTGTCGGCCGACGGCTACGTGATGACCAATGCCCACGTGGTCGATGGCGCCGACGAGGTGTTCGTCACGCTGACCGACAAGCGCGAATTCAAGGCCAAGGTACTGGGCGCGGACGCCCGCACCGACGTGGCCGTGCTGAAAATCGAAGGTGAAAAACTGCCATTCCTGTTGATGGGCGACTCCGACAAGATCCGCGTGGGAGAGTGGGTGATCGCCATCGGCTCGCCGTTCAACCTGGAGAACACCGTCACCGCCGGCATCATCTCGGCCAAGCAGCGCGATACCGGCGACTACCTGGCGCTGATTCAAAGCGACGTGGCCGTCAACCCCGGCAACTCGGGTGGCCCGCTGATCAATATGCGCGGCGAAGTCATCGGCATCAATTCCCAGATCGCCACCCTGTCCGGCGCGTATAACGGCATTTCGTTCGCGGTGCCGATCGACGAGGCGATCCGCGTGTCCGAGCAGCTCAAGAAGAGCGGCAAGGTCACCCGCGGCCGCATCGGCGTGCAGATTTCCGAGGTGAACAAGGAAGTGGCCGAGTCGCTGGGCCTGAAAAATGCCCAAGGTGCCGGTGTGGCCATGGTGGAGCCCGACGGTCCTGCCGACAAGGCCGGAATCAAGCCGGGTGACATCATTCTGAAATTTAATGGCACGGCGATTGCCCGCTCGTCGGACCTGCCGCGCGTGGTCGGCGGCACGGCGATTGGCAGCAAGGCGACCATTACCGTGTGGCGCAAGGGCCAGCAACTGGACTTGCCGGTCAACGTGGTGGAAATGGATGCCGACAAGACCGGCAAGGGCGCAACCGGCAAGGGTAAGGGCGGCAAAGCCGAGCCGGAGCAGGCCAAGTCCAACGCGCTGGGCCTGATCGTTACCGACCTGCCGGCCGACAAGCGCAAGGAGCTGGGCGTCGATGGTGGCGTAGTGATTGCCGATGTCGATGGCGTGTCCGAAGCGGCTGGCCTCGATGAAGGCGACATCCTGCTGCAGCTGAACAATACCGCGATCAAGGACGCCAAGCAGTTCAACGCGCTGGTGGCCAAGCTCGATCCGAAGAAGCGCTCGGTAGTGCTGGTGCGCCGCGGTGACCAGACGCAGTTCATTTCGCTGCGTCCGAGCGAGCTGGCCAAGTAA